A window of the Pseudomonas gozinkensis genome harbors these coding sequences:
- a CDS encoding cupin domain-containing protein, giving the protein MPAPVTVLRDTHPLPVLDACKWEKLEGDPHTVNLNAYTSEDGSKIMGTWICTPGKWRVDYVKWEYCHFQEGYCVITPDGMEPIHLRAGDIFVVEPGMKGTWEVVETVRKYFVFT; this is encoded by the coding sequence ATGCCCGCACCTGTCACCGTTTTGCGCGACACCCACCCCCTGCCCGTACTCGACGCCTGCAAATGGGAAAAGCTCGAGGGCGACCCGCACACCGTCAATCTCAACGCCTACACCAGCGAAGACGGCAGCAAGATCATGGGCACCTGGATCTGCACGCCGGGCAAGTGGCGGGTGGATTACGTGAAATGGGAGTACTGCCATTTCCAGGAAGGCTACTGCGTCATCACCCCGGACGGCATGGAGCCGATCCACCTGCGTGCCGGCGACATCTTCGTCGTTGAGCCAGGCATGAAGGGCACCTGGGAAGTGGTCGAGACCGTACGCAAATATTTTGTGTTCACCTGA
- a CDS encoding LysR family transcriptional regulator has translation MQKNITSLGSLNWDDLKFFLEVARTRKASTAAKRLAVDYTTVSRRISSLEAALGTLLFEKSRTSGFVLTAEGQRLLSYAESIESTLHMACEQVSGSGVALSGHVRMGCTEGFGSFFITPQLSHFVDAYPAISVDILPLPHFISLSKREADIVIALERPEHGPYVCCKLCDYRLQLYATQEYLDKHPPIRRPADLGKHQFISYVDDLAFSSELLYLANVLPGASANLRSTSVIAQFVAAQQGRSLAILPCFLAAQDPRLLPVLPEEIDITRQFWMYCREDLRKLKRITLLWDYIREVTERNQDLLMGETREMQFAD, from the coding sequence ATGCAAAAAAACATCACCTCTCTAGGCTCGCTGAACTGGGACGACCTCAAGTTTTTCCTCGAAGTCGCCCGTACCCGCAAGGCCAGTACTGCAGCCAAACGCCTGGCGGTGGACTACACCACCGTGTCGCGGCGAATCAGTTCGCTGGAAGCGGCGCTCGGCACCTTGCTGTTCGAAAAGTCACGCACCAGCGGTTTCGTACTGACTGCCGAAGGCCAGCGCCTGCTGAGTTATGCCGAGTCGATCGAAAGCACGCTGCACATGGCCTGCGAGCAGGTATCCGGTTCCGGCGTCGCGCTGTCCGGGCATGTGCGGATGGGCTGCACCGAAGGTTTCGGCAGCTTTTTCATCACCCCGCAACTGAGCCACTTCGTCGACGCCTACCCGGCGATTTCGGTGGATATCCTGCCGCTGCCGCACTTCATCAGCCTGTCCAAACGCGAGGCCGACATCGTCATCGCCCTCGAACGCCCGGAACACGGGCCGTACGTGTGCTGCAAACTCTGCGACTATCGCTTGCAGCTCTACGCAACCCAGGAATATTTGGACAAACATCCGCCGATCCGCCGCCCCGCCGACCTGGGCAAGCATCAATTCATCAGTTATGTGGATGATCTGGCGTTCAGCTCGGAGCTGCTGTATCTGGCGAACGTGTTGCCCGGCGCCAGCGCCAATTTGCGCAGCACCAGCGTGATTGCACAGTTCGTGGCGGCGCAGCAGGGACGCTCATTGGCGATTCTGCCGTGTTTCCTCGCGGCACAGGATCCGCGCCTGTTGCCGGTGTTGCCGGAGGAAATCGACATCACCCGGCAGTTCTGGATGTACTGCCGGGAAGATCTGCGCAAGTTGAAACGGATCACCCTGTTGTGGGATTACATCCGTGAGGTGACCGAGCGCAATCAGGATCTGTTGATGGGTGAGACCCGCGAAATGCAGTTCGCCGACTAG
- a CDS encoding CoA-acylating methylmalonate-semialdehyde dehydrogenase, which yields MNASLTPNETTIQKVKLLIDGEWVESQTTEWHDIVNPATQQVLARVPFATAAEVDAAVSAAQRAFQTWKLTPIGARMRIMLKLQALIREHSKRIAVVLSAEQGKTIADAEGDIFRGLEVVEHACSIGSLQMGEFAENVAGGVDTYTLRQPIGVCAGITPFNFPAMIPLWMFPMAIACGNTFVLKPSEQDPLSTMLLVELAIEAGIPAGVLNVVHGGKDVVDGLCTHKDIKAVSFVGSTAVGTHVYDLAGKHGKRVQSMMGAKNHAVVLPDANREQALNALVGAGFGAAGQRCMATSVVVLVGAAKQWLPDLKALAQKLKVNAGNEPGTDVGPVISKKAKTRILDLIESGIKEGAKLELDGRDISVPGYEKGNFVGPTLFSGVTTDMQIYTQEIFGPVLVVLEVDTLDQAIALVNANPFGNGTGLFTQSGAAARKFQTEIDVGQVGINIPIPVPVPFFSFTGSRGSKLGDLGPYGKQVVQFYTQTKTVTARWFDDDSVNDGVNTTINLR from the coding sequence ATGAACGCATCGCTTACGCCCAACGAAACCACGATCCAGAAGGTCAAGCTGCTGATCGACGGCGAGTGGGTCGAGTCGCAGACCACCGAGTGGCATGACATCGTCAACCCGGCGACCCAGCAAGTGCTGGCCAGGGTTCCGTTCGCCACCGCCGCTGAAGTGGATGCCGCCGTCAGTGCCGCCCAGCGCGCCTTTCAGACCTGGAAGCTGACTCCAATCGGCGCGCGCATGCGCATCATGCTCAAGCTTCAAGCGCTGATCCGCGAACACTCCAAACGTATCGCCGTGGTGTTGAGCGCCGAGCAGGGCAAGACCATCGCTGACGCTGAAGGCGATATTTTCCGTGGCCTGGAAGTGGTCGAACACGCGTGCTCGATCGGCAGCCTGCAAATGGGCGAATTCGCCGAAAACGTCGCTGGCGGCGTCGATACCTACACCCTGCGCCAGCCGATCGGCGTCTGTGCCGGCATTACGCCGTTCAACTTCCCGGCGATGATCCCGCTATGGATGTTCCCGATGGCCATCGCCTGCGGCAACACCTTCGTCCTCAAGCCATCCGAACAGGATCCGCTGTCGACCATGTTGCTGGTGGAACTGGCCATCGAGGCCGGCATTCCGGCTGGCGTGCTTAACGTCGTCCATGGTGGCAAAGACGTGGTCGATGGCCTGTGCACCCATAAAGACATCAAGGCCGTTTCGTTCGTCGGTTCGACCGCTGTGGGCACTCATGTTTATGACCTGGCCGGTAAACACGGCAAACGCGTGCAATCGATGATGGGCGCGAAGAACCACGCGGTGGTGCTGCCGGACGCCAATCGCGAGCAAGCACTCAATGCTCTGGTCGGCGCCGGTTTCGGTGCGGCCGGTCAGCGCTGCATGGCCACCTCGGTGGTGGTGCTGGTGGGCGCGGCCAAGCAGTGGCTGCCGGATCTGAAAGCGCTGGCGCAGAAACTCAAGGTCAACGCCGGCAACGAGCCGGGCACCGATGTCGGTCCGGTCATTTCGAAAAAGGCCAAGACGCGAATTCTCGATCTGATCGAGAGCGGCATCAAGGAAGGCGCGAAACTCGAGCTGGACGGTCGCGACATCAGCGTGCCGGGCTACGAGAAAGGCAACTTCGTCGGCCCGACCCTGTTCTCCGGGGTGACTACCGACATGCAGATCTACACCCAGGAAATCTTCGGCCCGGTGCTGGTGGTGCTGGAAGTCGATACCCTCGATCAGGCCATTGCGTTGGTCAACGCCAACCCGTTCGGCAACGGCACCGGCCTGTTCACCCAGAGCGGCGCGGCGGCGCGTAAATTCCAGACTGAAATCGACGTTGGTCAGGTCGGTATCAACATCCCGATTCCAGTGCCGGTACCGTTCTTCAGCTTCACCGGTTCGCGCGGTTCGAAACTCGGCGACCTCGGTCCGTACGGCAAGCAAGTGGTGCAGTTCTACACCCAGACCAAAACGGTCACGGCGCGCTGGTTCGATGACGACAGCGTCAACGACGGCGTGAACACCACCATTAACCTGCGCTGA
- the mmsB gene encoding 3-hydroxyisobutyrate dehydrogenase: MKIAFIGLGNMGAPMARNLIKAGHSLNLVDLNKTVLAELEQLGGTIRASAREAAEDAELVITMLPAAVHVRSVWLGEDGVLAGIGKGVPAVDCSTIDPQTARDVAASAAKQGVAMADAPVSGGTGGATAGTLTFMVGATPELFATLQPVLAQMGRNIVHCGEVGTGQIAKICNNLLLAISMVGVSEAMALGDALGIDTSVLAGIINSSTGRCWSSEMYNPWPGIVETAPASRGYTGGFGAELMLKDLGLATEAARQAHQPVVLGAVAQQLYQAMSQRGEGGKDFSAIINSYRKPQ; the protein is encoded by the coding sequence ATGAAAATCGCATTTATCGGTCTGGGCAACATGGGCGCGCCGATGGCGCGTAACCTGATCAAGGCCGGGCATTCGCTGAATCTGGTGGACCTGAACAAAACCGTACTGGCGGAACTCGAGCAATTGGGCGGCACCATCCGCGCTTCGGCTCGCGAAGCCGCTGAAGATGCAGAACTGGTGATCACCATGCTGCCGGCGGCGGTGCATGTACGCAGCGTCTGGCTCGGTGAAGATGGCGTGCTGGCCGGGATCGGCAAAGGCGTGCCGGCGGTGGATTGCAGCACCATCGATCCGCAGACTGCGCGCGATGTAGCGGCGTCGGCTGCCAAACAAGGCGTGGCCATGGCCGATGCCCCGGTGTCCGGCGGCACCGGCGGTGCCACGGCCGGGACGCTGACCTTCATGGTCGGCGCCACCCCGGAACTGTTCGCCACCCTGCAACCGGTGCTGGCGCAGATGGGCCGCAACATCGTGCATTGCGGTGAGGTCGGCACCGGCCAGATCGCCAAGATCTGCAACAACCTGTTGCTCGCCATTTCGATGGTCGGCGTCAGCGAGGCGATGGCGCTGGGCGATGCACTGGGCATCGACACCTCAGTGCTCGCCGGGATCATCAACAGCTCGACCGGGCGTTGCTGGAGTTCGGAAATGTACAACCCGTGGCCGGGCATCGTCGAAACGGCGCCGGCCTCGCGTGGTTACACCGGCGGTTTCGGCGCCGAGTTGATGCTCAAGGATCTGGGACTGGCCACTGAAGCGGCGCGTCAGGCCCATCAGCCGGTGGTGCTGGGCGCGGTAGCGCAGCAGTTGTATCAGGCGATGAGTCAGCGCGGGGAAGGTGGCAAGGACTTTTCGGCGATCATCAACAGCTATCGCAAGCCGCAGTAA